GCGCCAACCCCGAGCGTGCGGCCAAGGCCTTCGCCATCGCCGCCGATCGCGTGCTGCCGATGTGGGACTGGGTGGGCGGCCGTTACTCGCTGTGGTCTGCGGTGGGTTTCCCCATTGCGCTGGCCATCGGTTTCGAGCGTTTCGAGCAGCTGCTGGAGGGCGCCGCGCAGATGGACGCGCACGCGCTGGACGCGCCGCTGGAGCGCAACCTGCCGGTGCTGCACGGCCTGACCGACATCTGGAACCGCAACGTGCTGGGCCATGCCACGCACGCGGTGATGACCTATGACCAGCGCCTGGCGCTGCTGCCGGCCTACCTGCAGCAGCTGGTGATGGAAAGCCTGGGCAAGCGCGTACAGCGCGACGGCCAGCCGGTCACCACCGACACCGTGCCGGTGTGGTGGGGCGGGGCGGGCACCGACGTGCAGCACAGCTTCTTCCAGGCGCTGCACCAGGGCACCAGCATCATCCCGGCCGATTTCATCGGCTGCGTGCACAGCGATGATCCGTACACGGTCAACCACCAGGCCCTGCTGGCCAACCTGCTGGCACAGACCGAGGCGCTGGCCAACGGCCAGGCCAGCGACGATCCGCATCGCGATTACCCGGGCGGCCGCCCGAGCACGCTCATCCTGCTCGATGCGCTGACCCCGCAGGCGCTGGGCGCGCTGATCGCCATGTACGAGCACGCCGTGTACGTACAGTCGGTCATCTGGAACATCAACGCCTTCGACCAGTTCGGCGTCGAACTGGGCAAGCAGCTGGCCAGTGGCCTGTTGCCGGCCCTGCAGGGTGAGGATGTGGCGATTGCCGATCCCATGACCCGCGAGATCCTGGCCCAGCTGAAGCGCTGAGACCCTGGTAGTGCCGGCCGCTGGCCGGCATCCCCGCGATGCGTCCGGCGTTCATGAGGATGTGGCGATTGCCGATCCGATGACCCGCGGGATCCTGGCCCAACTGAAGCGCTGAGACCCTGGTAGTGCCGGCCGCTGGCCGGCATCCACACGATGCGTCCGTCGTTCATGAGATTGCCGGCCAGCGGCCGGCACTACCGCTTCAGCGGCTCGGGTCGCGTTCCGGGCTCGGCCGCTTGGCCAGCTTGCGCTGCAGCGAACGGCGATGCATGCCCAGCAACCGTGCGGCCGCCGAGACGTTGCCGCCGGTCTCGTGCATTGCCTGCTGGATGTGTTCCCACTGCAGGCGGCTGATCGGCGTCATCGCGTCGGGTACTTCCAGTTCGCCGTCGTCAGCCGGGCCGTCGTCCTCCTCGCCCAGCGCGCGCAGAATCATCGGCACCGTGGAGGGCTTGGGCAGGTAGTCATCGGCACCCAGCTTGATGGCCTCGACTGCGGTCGCGATGCTGGCATACCCGGTGACCAGCAGGATCCGCATGTCCGCGCGCAGGGCGCGCAGCGGCTGGATCAGCGCCAGGCCGGAATCGCTGCCCAGCTTCAGGTCGATCAACGCAAATGCCGGCGGATGCTGGCGGGCCAGTGCCAGTGCACTGGCGGCATCCTGCGCGGTCTGCGTTTCCAGTCCCTTGCGGGCCAGGCTGCGCTGCAGGGTGCGCAGATACAGTTCGTCGTCGTCGACCAGCAGGCCGAGGGTTGAGGCGCTCATGGGGTTTCCTCGCGTGTAGCCAGTGGCAGGCGGAAGCCGACGCGGCTGCCGACCCCCTGGGCCGGGCGCATCCACATTTCGCCCTGCAGGCGTTCGATGGTGGCATGGGACAGGGCCAGGCCCACGCCCATGCCCTCACTCTTGCTGCTGCCGAACAGCTTGCCCGGCAGCACGGCGGCACGCGCGTTGAACCCGTGTCCGTAGTCGCGCACTTCGCCGATGAGATCCTCGCCTTCGATGCGCAGGTCCAGGTCCACGCGCGGGCGGCCGGCCTGTTCCCCGGCGTCTGCCGCATTGTTCAGCAGCACCATCAGCAGGTGGCCCACGCCCGGGTCGAGCGGCAGGCGCAGCGGCGCGTCGTCGTTGCGGTGCAGGTCAATGGTCGGGCGCACCAGGCGCCACTGTTCAAGCACCTGCTGGGCGCTGGCATGGCTGCGGCCGGGGCCATCGGTGGCAGCCGGTGCGGCCAGTGCCAGCACGCGCTCGCGGCACTGCACCAGCAGTTCGCGCAGGGTTTCCATGTCCTCGCGCACCTCCGGTTCTTCGCTGCGCTCGGCTACGTCGTCGGCCAGCAGGGTCATGGTCGCCAGCGGGGTGTTCAGTTCGTGCGCCACCGACGCCGCGTGCGTGGCCAGGGCGACGATGCCTTCGTTGCGGGCGAAGCGTTCGCGCAGCGCCGAGAGCTCCAGTTCGCGCACGCGCAGGGCCATGGCCAAACGGGTGGAGAAGGTCAGCACCACCGCCGCCGACAGCAGGAAGTTGGCGACCACGCCCCAGCGGTTGAGATCCAGCGCGCGGAAATAGCCGGTGGGCAGCGGCTGGCCGAACAGCCCGCTGGCGGCGTAGCCGAGCAGGCAGGCGGTGGCCACGGCCAGGGCCCAGCGCAGGGGCAGGGCGAACGCGGCCAGGGCGATCAGGATCAGGAACAGCGAGCCGAACGGGTTGGCGATGCCGCCGCTCCAGCCAACCATCCAGGTCAGGATGATCACGTCCACCAGGATGTGGCCGAACGCGGTCAGCGGCGCGGTGTCGTCCGGTTCGGGGCGCAGCTGCGTGTACAGGTTGAAGACGGCCAGCACGGCCACGCCCGCCCACAGGGGCAGCTGCGGCAGCGGCAGGCCCAGCACCCAGGTGGCCACCAGGATGGTCGCGGCCTGGCCGGCCACGGCCAGCCAGCGCAGGCTGCACAGGGTACGTAGGAAGGGGGCGTCGGGACCGGTCATGCCCGCCCATCGTATGCGTTCACCGGGCAACCTGCCTGCGACAATCGGCCGCAGATGTGCCGCCGCCTGAATGGGAATCGCCCGGAATGCAGGGCCGGGCGGTAGAATGCGCCCATGCACGACGCCGTCACCCGCCCGACCCAACCCTCCGATGCCACTGCCTGGTCCCGTCGCCAGACCCATGCCGTCCAGATCGGCGGGGTCACCGTAGGCGGCGGCAAGCCGGTGGTGGTGCAGTCGATGACCAACACCGACACCGCCGACCTGGCCTCCAGCGTGAAGCAGGTGGCCGAGTTGTGGCGGGCCGGTTCGGAAATGGTGCGCCTGACCGTCAATACCGTGGAAGCGGCTGCGGCCATTCCGCGCATCGTCGACAAGCTGGCGATGATGGGCATCGAGGTGCCGCTGATCGGTGACTTCCACTACAACGGCCACCAGCTGCTGACCGCCGAACCGGCCTGTGCCGAGGCGTTGGCCAAGTACCGCATCAACCCGGGCAACGTCGGTTTCGGCAAGAAGAAGGACCTGCAGTTCGCCCAGCTGATCGAATTCGCCATCCGCTACAACAAGCCGGTGCGCATCGGTGCCAACTGGGGTTCGCTGGACCAGGCCCTGGCGGCGAAGCTGATGGACGAGAACAACCACCGCGAACAGCCCTGGGACGCCGGCCGCGTGCTGCGCGAGGCGCTGATCCGTTCGGCGCTGGATTCGGCCGAGCAGGCGGTGGAGATCGGCCTGCCGCGTGATCGCATCATTCTTTCGGCCAAGGTCAGCGGCGTGCAGGAACTCATCGCGGTGTACCGCGATCTGGCCCAGCGTTCGGATTTCGCCCTGCACCTGGGCCTGACCGAAGCCGGCATCGGCAGCAAGGGCATCGTCGCGTCGGCGGCGGCGCTGAGCGTGCTGCTGCAGGAAGGCATCGGCGACACCATCCGCATTTCGCTGACCCCCGAGCCGGGGCAGTCGCGTACGCAGGAAGTGATCGTCGCGCAGGAACTGCTGCAGACCACCGGCCAGCGCGCCTTCACGCCGCTGGTCACGGCCTGCCCGGGCTGCGGGCGCACCACCTCCGAGTTCTTCCAGGAACTGGCCAAGGTCGTGCAGAACCACGTGCGCGAAAAGATGCCGGTGTGGAAGGTGCAGCACCCCGGCGCGGAGAACATGACCCTGGCCGTGATGGGCTGCATCGTCAACGGACCGGGCGAGTCGCGCCACGCCAACATCGGTATTTCCCTGCCGGGTACCGGCGAAACGCCGGCCGCGCCGGTGTTCGTCGATGGCGAGAAGAAGGTGACCCTGCGTGGTGACAACATCGCCCAGGAATTCGTTGCCCTGATCGACGAATATGTCGAACAGAAGTATGTCCGGATTGCCGGATAAGCCGGCGATCCTGGCCGCGCCGGAACCGGCGTCCGGCTTCCGACACTGGATGGCGCGCAACGCGTGGCGCCTGGTGCTGCTGTTTGCCGGCGTGCTGCTGCCGCTGGCCTGCTTCGTCGCACTGGCCGATGAAGTGCATGAGTTCGAGTCGTTCCATTTCGATGCCCCGCTGCTGTGGCAGATGCACGGGCTGCATTCGCCGTGGCTGGACCGATTTTTCGTGCTGCTGTCGAAACTGGGCTACGAATGGTTCCTGATCCCGGCCGACGTACTCATCGTCGCCCTGCTGCTGTGGCACAGGCGTTGGCGCGAGGCGACCTTCGTGGCGGTGTGCTTCGTCGGCTCTGCGCTGCTGAACATGGGCAGCAAGCAGTTTTTCCAGCGTGACCGCCCCAGCCTGTGGGAATCGATCGCGCCGGAATCCACGTTCAGCTTCCCCAGCGGGCATGCGATGGGCAGCATGACCCTGGCGGCGACCCTGGTGCTGCTGGCCTGGAACACCCGCTGGCGCTGGCCGGTGCTGGTGCTGGCGCCGCTGTTCAGCCTGCTGGTCAGCGTCTCGCGGGTCTATCTGGGGGTGCATTACCCCTCCGATATCCTCGCCGGATGGTGTGCGGCGCTGGTTTGGGTGGTAGGGTGCTATCTGGTCATGTTCCGTCGCCGGCAACCCTGGCGACACCGCGGTTCGCCGCAAGCAGCGGCCAGCGAAGCGATCGCAACAGGGGAGTGACGTGGATGCCCCTTCACGGGTGTCCATGAAAGAGCAGGTTGTTTCGTTGTAGCGGGTTCTGTGGGACAGGGGGCAACATCGATGTGCGAAGAATGTGATGCGCAAGGCAGAACGCCGTTTTTGCGCAGTCATCGTGCTTGCGGTGCTGGGGTGCCCTGCCTAGCGTGGCCCGCAATGGCCGCATTCGATGAGGTACGTGAATGACGATTCGAGTCTACCTGGTGGACGACCACGCGCTGGTCCGCACCGGTATGAAGATGATCCTGTCGGGTGAATCCGACATCGAGGTCGTGGGGGAAGCCGAGACCGGCGAGGATGGGCTGCGCGAGATCCGCCAGCTGCTGCCGGACGTCGTGCTGTGCGATCTGCACCTGCCGGGTGTCAGTGGCATGGAGGTGACCGAACGCATCGTGCGTGGCCACCGTGCCACCCGCGTGGTGATCGTTTCCGTGCTGGAGGATGGACCGCTGCCCAAGCGTCTGCTGGAAGCGGGTGCCGCCGGTTACATCGGCAAGGGCTGCGATGCGCAGGAACTGCTGCGTGCGGTGCGTGACGTGGCGGCCGGCCGCCGTTACCTGGGCACCAGCATCGCGCAGAACCTGGCGCTGTCCACGGTGGAAGGCAATGCCTCGCCGTTCGACACGCTGTCGCCGCGTGAACTGGAAGTGGCACTGCTGCTGACCCAGGGGCTGCGCCAGGAAGACATCGCACGGCGCCTGAGCCTGAGTGCGAAGACGGTGAACACGCACAAGGCGCGGTTGTTCGAGAAGATGGGGATCAGCGACAACATTGCGTTGGCGCGCATGGCCAGCCAATACGGGCTGGTGGATCCGGCACGGCCGCTGTAACAGGGTTCGGCCAACGGCGAAGCCCCTCGCGGTGGTGGTGCGGTTGGATTTCTGGGGTTGGCCGGGCGGATGGGCTGTACAGGGGACGCTGCAAGTACGTCCCTGTAAGCTCGGTCGCCGCATCCATGCGGCTCACGCCCCTGCACAGCCCATCCGCCCGGCCATGGACAGTTTCCGTGCGCCGCCACCGCGGAATGAAGAAGGAAGAGCAGGAGCGGGGCGCGCGCTTTGCGCGCTCGTTGCCCGGGGTCGGATCCCTTTCCCATCGGGAAAGGGCTCTGACCCCCGCTAAGCGTCAGTGGCCGCGGACGCGCTTGATGATCTTGGCGGCGTCGGCAGCGCTGGCGCGCACCTTGTCCCACTCGCCGTCGGCGATCCAGTTGCCCGGCACCATCCACGAGCCACCGATGCAGACCACGTTCTTCTGCTCCAGGTACTCGGCAGCGGTGTTTTCAGTGATGCCACCGGTCGGGCACAGCTTGAGGTCGGCGACCGGGCCAGCCAGGCCCTTGATCATCGCCAGGCCCCCCACGGCCGTAGCCGGGAACAGCTTGCACACCCGGAAACCGCGCGCGTAGAGCGACAGCAGCTCGGTCGGCGTGGCCGCACCCGGCACCACCGGCAGCGGCGCGGCCGCCAGTGCATCGGCCAGCACCGGTGGCGTACCCGGCGTCACCAGGAAATCCGCACCTGCATCGATGGACTGCTGCATCTGCTCCACGGTCAGCACCGTACCTGCACCCACCACCACATCGGGCAGCTCGCGCTTGAGCATCGCCAGCGCTTCCATCGCCACCGGCGTACGCAGCGTCAACTCGATGGCCGGCAGGCCACCTTCCAGCAGCGCCGCACTCACCGCGCGCGCCTGGTCCAGCGTATGAATCGTCACCACCGGCAGAATGCCCGCCGCATGCAGCAGTTCCGCCGCCTTCACCTGATGTTGCTCGATACCCATGCTTTTGCCCTTGCCTTTGCTCTTCTTGATTCAGTGGCCGCAGCGCAAATGACGCGCCGGGAATTGTCCAAGGGCAGTAGAGCGCCCTGGTCGGGACCGTGAGCGGCATGGATGCCGCGACCGAGCCCCCATGGATGGGTTTACGGCGTGTCCCGGCCAGGGCGCTCTACTGCCCAAGCCGGGAAGCCTGCCGCGGCTTTTCGCTTCAGGCGTCCTTCGCCTCATGCGGCGCCGCCGCAGCCGCAGCATCGTGCCCCAGCTCGTATTCGGAATCGTAATCCCACGGCCCACCATCGGCCGCCGCCGGCCCGCAGGAAATCGAAATCGCCCCCTGGTCCGCCGGACCCACCACACGGCGATTGATCGCGAACAGATTGCGGCCCAGGTCATGTGCCGCCGGCGCCGTGTTCGGCGCCAGCGCACGAGCCGCCCACTCGGCCGCATCCACCAGCACCTCCAGCGTGCCGGCTTCACCGTCCAGGCGGATCATGTCGCCCTCGCGCACCTTCGCCAGCGGTCCCCCGCGCGCCGCTTCCGGCGTCACATGGATCGCCGCCGGAATCTTGCCCGAAGCCCCGGACAAACGACCGTCCGTCACCAGCGCCACGCGCCGGCCCTGGTTCTGCAGCAGGCCCAGCAGCGGCGCCAGCGAGTGCAGCTCCGGCATGCCGTTCGCACGCGGGCCCTGGTAACGCACCACCGCCACGAAATGCTCGGGCAGCAGCCCCCCGGCATGCAGCTTGTTCAGCACCTGCGGCGCATCGACCACCACGGCCGGGGCCTCGATGGTGCGGTACTGCGGCTTTACCGCCGACAGCTTGATCAGCGACTTGCCCAGATTGCCGCGCAGCAGGCGCAGGCCACCCTGGCTTTCAAACGGAGTGTCGACGCCACGCACCACCTCTTCATCGGCGCTGCGTTCCAGGCCCGGCAGATAGACCAGCGCGCCATCGCGCAGCTGCGGCTCGCGGGCATAGTCGGCCATGCCGCCACGGGCCACGCTGACGATGTCGCCGTGCATCAGCCCGGCCTTGATCAGCTCCCCGAACACGAACGCCGGGCCACCGGCCGCAGCGAAACGGTTCACGTCGGCCTCGCCGTTCGGATAGACGCGGGCCAGCAGCGGAATCAGCTGCGACAGTTCGTCGAAATCGTCCCAGGTCAGCACGATGCCGGCGGCACGGGCCACGGCAATCCAGTGGATGGTGTGGTTGGTCGAACCGCCGGTGGCCATCAGCGCGA
Above is a genomic segment from Stenotrophomonas sp. ESTM1D_MKCIP4_1 containing:
- the pgi gene encoding glucose-6-phosphate isomerase, which encodes MTTNNGFDSLHSHAQRLKGASIPSLLAAEPGRVQDLALRVGPLYVNFARQKYDAAALQALLALAADRDVGGAITRLFRGEQVNLTEGRAALHTALRGDVVDAPVAADAYATARGIRERMGVLVRALEDSGVTDVVSVGIGGSDLGPRLVADALRPVSGARLRVHFVSNVDGAAMQRTLATLDPAKTAGILISKTFGTQETLLNGQILHDWLGGSDRLYAVSANPERAAKAFAIAADRVLPMWDWVGGRYSLWSAVGFPIALAIGFERFEQLLEGAAQMDAHALDAPLERNLPVLHGLTDIWNRNVLGHATHAVMTYDQRLALLPAYLQQLVMESLGKRVQRDGQPVTTDTVPVWWGGAGTDVQHSFFQALHQGTSIIPADFIGCVHSDDPYTVNHQALLANLLAQTEALANGQASDDPHRDYPGGRPSTLILLDALTPQALGALIAMYEHAVYVQSVIWNINAFDQFGVELGKQLASGLLPALQGEDVAIADPMTREILAQLKR
- the ispG gene encoding flavodoxin-dependent (E)-4-hydroxy-3-methylbut-2-enyl-diphosphate synthase — its product is MHDAVTRPTQPSDATAWSRRQTHAVQIGGVTVGGGKPVVVQSMTNTDTADLASSVKQVAELWRAGSEMVRLTVNTVEAAAAIPRIVDKLAMMGIEVPLIGDFHYNGHQLLTAEPACAEALAKYRINPGNVGFGKKKDLQFAQLIEFAIRYNKPVRIGANWGSLDQALAAKLMDENNHREQPWDAGRVLREALIRSALDSAEQAVEIGLPRDRIILSAKVSGVQELIAVYRDLAQRSDFALHLGLTEAGIGSKGIVASAAALSVLLQEGIGDTIRISLTPEPGQSRTQEVIVAQELLQTTGQRAFTPLVTACPGCGRTTSEFFQELAKVVQNHVREKMPVWKVQHPGAENMTLAVMGCIVNGPGESRHANIGISLPGTGETPAAPVFVDGEKKVTLRGDNIAQEFVALIDEYVEQKYVRIAG
- a CDS encoding ATP-binding protein, which produces MTGPDAPFLRTLCSLRWLAVAGQAATILVATWVLGLPLPQLPLWAGVAVLAVFNLYTQLRPEPDDTAPLTAFGHILVDVIILTWMVGWSGGIANPFGSLFLILIALAAFALPLRWALAVATACLLGYAASGLFGQPLPTGYFRALDLNRWGVVANFLLSAAVVLTFSTRLAMALRVRELELSALRERFARNEGIVALATHAASVAHELNTPLATMTLLADDVAERSEEPEVREDMETLRELLVQCRERVLALAAPAATDGPGRSHASAQQVLEQWRLVRPTIDLHRNDDAPLRLPLDPGVGHLLMVLLNNAADAGEQAGRPRVDLDLRIEGEDLIGEVRDYGHGFNARAAVLPGKLFGSSKSEGMGVGLALSHATIERLQGEMWMRPAQGVGSRVGFRLPLATREETP
- a CDS encoding phosphatase PAP2 family protein, which translates into the protein MSGLPDKPAILAAPEPASGFRHWMARNAWRLVLLFAGVLLPLACFVALADEVHEFESFHFDAPLLWQMHGLHSPWLDRFFVLLSKLGYEWFLIPADVLIVALLLWHRRWREATFVAVCFVGSALLNMGSKQFFQRDRPSLWESIAPESTFSFPSGHAMGSMTLAATLVLLAWNTRWRWPVLVLAPLFSLLVSVSRVYLGVHYPSDILAGWCAALVWVVGCYLVMFRRRQPWRHRGSPQAAASEAIATGE
- a CDS encoding response regulator yields the protein MTIRVYLVDDHALVRTGMKMILSGESDIEVVGEAETGEDGLREIRQLLPDVVLCDLHLPGVSGMEVTERIVRGHRATRVVIVSVLEDGPLPKRLLEAGAAGYIGKGCDAQELLRAVRDVAAGRRYLGTSIAQNLALSTVEGNASPFDTLSPRELEVALLLTQGLRQEDIARRLSLSAKTVNTHKARLFEKMGISDNIALARMASQYGLVDPARPL
- a CDS encoding response regulator transcription factor, with translation MSASTLGLLVDDDELYLRTLQRSLARKGLETQTAQDAASALALARQHPPAFALIDLKLGSDSGLALIQPLRALRADMRILLVTGYASIATAVEAIKLGADDYLPKPSTVPMILRALGEEDDGPADDGELEVPDAMTPISRLQWEHIQQAMHETGGNVSAAARLLGMHRRSLQRKLAKRPSPERDPSR
- the edd gene encoding phosphogluconate dehydratase, with product MSLHPQLQAITDRVIRRSAASRAAYLAAIDAALRDGPFRSRLSCGNLAHGFAACGSTDKSRLRGGVTPNLGIITAYNDMLSAHQPFETYPEQIREIARELGATAQVAGAVPAMCDGVTQGRGGMELSLFSRDVIAQATAVGLSHDMFDTTIHLGVCDKIVPGLLIGALAFGHLPAVFVPAGPMTPGIPNKQKAEVRERYAAGDATREELLEAESASYHGVGTCTFYGTANSNQVLLEAMGVQLPGASFVNPGTPLRDALTREATERALDITALGDDFRPLGRIIDERAIINAVIALMATGGSTNHTIHWIAVARAAGIVLTWDDFDELSQLIPLLARVYPNGEADVNRFAAAGGPAFVFGELIKAGLMHGDIVSVARGGMADYAREPQLRDGALVYLPGLERSADEEVVRGVDTPFESQGGLRLLRGNLGKSLIKLSAVKPQYRTIEAPAVVVDAPQVLNKLHAGGLLPEHFVAVVRYQGPRANGMPELHSLAPLLGLLQNQGRRVALVTDGRLSGASGKIPAAIHVTPEAARGGPLAKVREGDMIRLDGEAGTLEVLVDAAEWAARALAPNTAPAAHDLGRNLFAINRRVVGPADQGAISISCGPAAADGGPWDYDSEYELGHDAAAAAAPHEAKDA
- the eda gene encoding bifunctional 4-hydroxy-2-oxoglutarate aldolase/2-dehydro-3-deoxy-phosphogluconate aldolase, producing the protein MGIEQHQVKAAELLHAAGILPVVTIHTLDQARAVSAALLEGGLPAIELTLRTPVAMEALAMLKRELPDVVVGAGTVLTVEQMQQSIDAGADFLVTPGTPPVLADALAAAPLPVVPGAATPTELLSLYARGFRVCKLFPATAVGGLAMIKGLAGPVADLKLCPTGGITENTAAEYLEQKNVVCIGGSWMVPGNWIADGEWDKVRASAADAAKIIKRVRGH